The Arachis hypogaea cultivar Tifrunner chromosome 19, arahy.Tifrunner.gnm2.J5K5, whole genome shotgun sequence genome has a window encoding:
- the LOC112778797 gene encoding uncharacterized protein encodes MEGQNNRLGHNLGVGSTEQKAGPIGESEESDAPNEDDGLNNCSSVPTNVEMDSDYDKPYEYESKTFNSPISFEDEGRTAYDSFSEDTKYGEVVFKIEHMFSTMNLCFQVKTLIDEHTCARDYGSNMVDRGWVASKLIKKLLIYPDMKPRQAMDHMIEDYNVHLNPRMIAKKLKVARHVFMDNARAQYSKVRNYLSELHRSNPKSTILMDTIPQPESLPLFDRLYISLDVCKRGFKQGCGPLIGQDGCFLKGYYGGHLLSAVGKDANNYFFVIAYVVVLNECKETWNWFSTFLQEDLGDVTQHGWNFISDQQKGLKLAIKYIMPNVHRRNCVLHIWKNFKKYFKDQQAKQMVWECARCTTFQEFNQSMEKINHGPKVDNITNNICEVWNAKIVEYRGKPILTMCEDLRCYLMRKMATHKKKLETHPGHLALVQQKKLDDIIKPSTNKWREIWAGDSDRVLLEVHRGGSKVGVNLVQRTYTCNVWQLTILYKIGLRPEEHVHKWLTIDSIRATYIHFIKSVNSEEYWIPCDAPRTKPPIIKRPAHRPK; translated from the exons ATGGAGGGTCAGAACAATAGGCTTGGGCATAATCTTGGGGTTGGATCAACAGAGCAGAAAGCTGGGCCTATAGGTGAGTCAGAGGAGAGTGACGCTCCTAATGAGGATGATGGGCTTAATAACTGCAGTTCAGTCCCAACTAATGTGGAGATGGATAGCGATTATGATAAACCATATGAGTATGAGAGTAAGACTTTCAATAGTCCAATTTCTTTTGAGGATGAAGGGAGGACAGCTTATGACTCATTTAGTGAGGATACTAAGTATGGAGAAGTTGTATTTAAGATTGAACATATGTTTTCAACAATGAATTT GTGTTTTCAAGTAAAGACCCTAATAGATGAACATACATGTGCTAGAGATTATGGTAGCAACATGGTTGATAGGGGTTGGGTTGCATCTAAGTTGATTAAAAAATTACTCATCTATCCTGACATGAAACCAAGACAGGCAATGGACCACATGATAGAGGATTATAATGTCCATCTTAATCCAAGGATGATTGCCAAGAAATTGAAAGTTGCTAGACATGTGTTTATGGATAATGCACGGGCACAATATAGCAAAGTCAGAAATTATTTGTCGGAACTGCATAGGAGTAACCCCAAATCTACGATACTAATGGACACAATTCCACAGCCTGAGTCCTTACCATTGTTTGATAGATTATATATTAGTTTAGACGTTTGCAAGAGAGGTTTTAAGCAGGGTTGTGGGCCTCTAATTGGTCAAGATGGTTGTTTCCTAAAGGGATATTATGGAGGTCATCTCCTTAGTGCAGTAGGAAAAGATGCCAATAACTACTTTTTTGTCATAGCATATGTCGTTGTCTTGAATGAGTGTAAGGAGACATGGAACTGGTTCTCAACTTTCCTGCAAGAGGATTTGGGAGACGTAACTCAACATGGATGGAATTTCATAAGTGATCAGCAAAAG GGGCTGAAACTAGCTATCAAATATATAATGCCCAATGTCCACCGCAGAAACTGTGTGCTTCATATTTGGAAGAATTTTAAGAAGTACTTTAAGGATCAACAGGCCAAACAAATGGTGTGGGAATGTGCAAGGTGTACAACTTTTCAAGAGTTCAATCAGTCGATGGAGAAAATAAA CCATGGACCCAAGGTTGATAATATAACCAATAATATATGTGAGGTGTGGAACGCCAAGATCGTAGAGTATAGAGGAAAACCAATCCTTACAATGTGTGAAGATCTACGATGCTACTTGATGAGAAAAATGGCCACACATAAGAAGAAACTAGAGACTCATCCTGGACATTTGGCACTGGTACAACAGAAGAAATTGGATGATATTATCAAGCCTAGCACTAACAAGTGGAGAGAAATATGGGCCGGAGACAGTGATAGAGTGTTGCTTGAAGTACATAGAGGAGGTAGCAAGGTTGGAGTCAACCTTGTCCAACGGACCTACACTTGCAATGTTTGGCAACTCACTA TCTTGTACAAGATTGGTCTCAGGCCAGAGGAGCATGTGCATAAGTGGCTTACCATAGACTCTATTAGGGCAACATACATTCACTTCATCAAGTCTGTTAATAGTGAGGAGTACTGGATCCCTTGTGATGCTCCAAGAACAAAACCTCCCATCATTAAGAGACCAGCTCATCGCCCAAAATGA